From one Gossypium hirsutum isolate 1008001.06 chromosome D08, Gossypium_hirsutum_v2.1, whole genome shotgun sequence genomic stretch:
- the LOC121220330 gene encoding uncharacterized protein has translation MELVRQKCGFANGIDIGSIGSKGGLSLGWNGNALITLRSFSSFHINVEVNDTECGNCWRLTGFYGNPDERSRADSWNLLRQLSNEQEIPWVVLGDFNEITKLFEKKGGRLRSERQMKDFRTTLEDCGLNDLGFIGRWFTWERGRFAATNIRECLDRGVATLGWVIIFPYYQLEHLCHSFSDHCPILLDTIRARWEVRRRSNEAKPFRFEAKWCLDSSFEGRVRRWWEDIFSCVPNKLERIGLQMQKWSKLKDREEKKTRVDLEAKLNSLYQREVSNETLDEIMEVHLGINLEADKEEIYWEQRARVNWLKNGDRNTKYFHSVAVQRHLRGRISALEDENGRRVYSTSEFIKIASDYFGKLFSASEMGSDEHLFGLVEKRVTDSMNARLLQQFTETDVANAVKSMTPLKAPGVDGFPVIFFQRYWHIIGKEISTYCLSILHGQTEIGDINKTRIVLIPKVDKPKNMSQFRPISLCTIIYKIVAKVLVDWMSDTLGSCINEAQGAFIPRRLISDNVLIAYEILHSLKMKRRGKKGNFALKLDMSKAYDRVERDFLAGMMKHLCFHVDWNVLIMRCVCSVSYSVSLNGVNSDWFFPSRGLRQGDPLSRYLFLICAEGFSTLLQEAKRAGRMIGASVGRERLTLNHLFFADDCILFGDASYSGARVVRDIIKEYEVVSGQRVNLDKSLIYFGANVNSEVRMDIVSQLGVREAENPEKYLGLPMMVGRKKRWAFASFEDRLRKRVEGWRLCYLSMGGKEVFIKSVLQAAPIYAMQCFLLPKLLCRKLEGIMNRFWWTNNKSSKGIHWSSWEMLCKPKCFGGLGFKNLFLFNKALLAKQVWRIFDQPHCLLARVFRARYFPSSDSFSAKTGSYTSFTWRSLCNVREVVREGMLWRVGKGDCINIWNDPWLPGRENNRISVQMIRPNWTTVNQLINNVTNTWDRELVYDLVDESTADRIFTIPVSECGQEDRFVWKHEGSEEYSVKSGYREALGFIRGYVHNNRIYSISLCSYPRSLSKEIWRPPDLGVTKLNFDASYLNTEMLAVTAVLARNSQGEIIGAETYLFSDVVDAIVEGDSLTVINNVQRKEKDKSVLRPITHHIYMLGMAFEEVSYLAVPRSINEAAHLLALEGRRRKFFGDWLTGVPDSFRVAALQDRLAWDQRN, from the exons ATGGAGTTAGTCAGACAGAAGTGTGGCTTTGCGAATGGAATTGATATTGGATCTATCGGCTCTAAAGGTGGTTTATCTCTGGGCTGGAATGGTAATGCATTGATCACGCTTAGGAGCTTTTCCTCTTTTCATATTAATGTTGAGGTTAATGATACTGAATGTGGTAATTGTTGGAGATTAACAGGGTTTTATGGGAATCCGGATGAACGGAGTAGAGCTGATTCATGGAATCTACTTCGACAATTGAGCAATGAGCAAGAAATTCCTTGGGTTGTTTTGGGGGATTTCAATGAAATCACCAAGTTATTTGAAAAGAAAGGGGGCCGTCTTAGATCAGAACGTCAAATGAAGGACTTTCGTACAACTTTAGAAGATTGTGGTCTCAATGACTTGGGTTTTATTGGAAGGTGGTTCACTTGGGAAAGAGGTAGATTTGCTGCTACGAACATTCGTGAATGTCTGGATAGGGGAGTTGCTACGTTGGGTTGGGTAATTATTTTCCCTTATTACCAACTTGAACATTTGTGTCATTCCTTTTCAGACCATTGCCCCATTCTTCTTGACACCATAAGAGCGAGGTGGGAAGTCCGGAGGAGAAGTAACGAAGCTAAGCCCTTTCGATTTGAAGCTAAGTGGTGCTTGGATAGTTCTTTTGAAGGAAGGGTTCGAAGATGGTGGGAGGATATTTTTAGTTGTGTTCCGAATAAGTTGGAGAGAATTGGCCTCCAAATGCAAAAGTGGAGTAAGTTAAAGGATAGAGAAGAGAAGAAGACTCGTGTAGATCTAGAAGCAAAACTGAACAGTCTTTATCAACGGGAAGTTTCTAACGAGACCCTTGACGAAATTATGGAGGTTCACCTAGGGATTAATTTGGAAGCGGACAAAGAAGAAATATATTGGGAGCAAAGAGCCCGTGTTAACTGGTTGAAGAATGGTGACCGAAATACCAAGTATTTCCATTCGGTTGCGGTACAACGCCATCTTCGTGGTAGAATTTCTGCATTAGAAGACGAGAATGGTAGACGAGTTTATTCTACTTCAGAGTTTATCAAGATAGCTTCAGATTATTTTGGTAAGCTGTTTTCTGCATCAGAAATGGGATCGGACGAGCATCTTTTTGGTCTAGTAGAGAAGCGAGTTACTGATAGCATGAATGCTAGATTGTTACAACAATTCACTGAGACGGATGTTGCTAATGCTGTTAAGTCAATGACTCCGTTGAAAGCCCCTGGGGTTGATGGGTTTCCAGTTATCTTCTTTCAGCGATACTGGCACATTATTGGTAAGGAGATTTCAACGTATTGTTTATCTATTTTGCATGGTCAGACTGAGATTGGTGATATTAATAAAACGCGTATTGTATTGATTCCCAAAGTGGATAAGCCTAAGAATATGTCTCAATTTAGGCCTATAAGCCTTTGTACTATTATCTACAAAATTGTGGCAAAGGTTTTGGTGGATTGGATGAGCGATACTTTGGGGAGCTGTATCAATGAAGCTCAAGGAGCTTTCATTCCTAGAAGACTTATATCGGATAACGTGTTGATCGCGTATGAAATCCTCCATTCACTCAAAATGAAGAGAAGAGGTAAGAAGGGGAATTTTGCACTTAAGCTTGATATGAGTAAAGCCTACGATCGTGTTGAACGGGATTTTCTGGCTGGAATGATGAAGCATTTATGCTTTCATGTTGATTGGAATGTGCTTATTATGAGGTGTGTTTGTTCTGTCTCTTACTCAGTTAGTCTCAATGGAGTAAACAGTGACTGGTTTTTTCCTTCAAGAGGGCTACGACAGGGTGACCCTCTTAGTCGATACCTTTTTCTGATTTGTGCCGAGGGATTTTCCACGCTTTTACAGGAAGCAAAACGAGCGGGTCGGATGATAGGTGCGTCTGTTGGTAGGGAGCGATTGACCCTCAATCATCTGTTTTTTGCAGATGACTGCATCCTATTTGGAGATGCCTCGTATAGTGGGGCAAGAGTGGTTCGGGATATAATAAAGGAGTATGAAGTGGTTTCAGGACAGCGAGTGAATCTTGATAAGTCTCTTATTTATTTTGGGGCAAATGTAAATTCCGAGGTAAGGATGGATATTGTTAGCCAGTTAGGAGTTCGGGAGGCTGAGAATCCGGAGAAGTATTTGGGATTGCCTATGATGGTAGGCCGGAAGAAAAGGTGGGCTTTTGCTAGTTTTGAGGATCGACTCAGAAAACGTGTGGAAGGTTGGAGGTTATGCTATTTGTCTATGGGAGGGAAAGAGGTGTTCATTAAATCGGTTCTTCAGGCTGCCCCAATTTACGCTATGCAATGCTTCTTATTGCCCAAATTGTTGTGCCGTAAGCTTGAAGGAATTATGAACAGATTTTGGTGGACAAATAATAAGTCATCGAAAGGTATACATTGGAGCAGTTGGGAGATGCTTTGCAAACCGAAGTGTTTTGGGGGGttaggttttaaaaatttgttcTTGTTTAATAAAGCCCTATTAGCTAAACAGGTTTGGCGTATTTTTGATCAACCTCATTGTTTGTTAGCCAGAGTTTTTAGAGCCCGGTATTTCCCGTCTTCTGATAGTTTTTCAGCGAAAACTGGATCTTACACCTCGTTTACCTGGAGAAGTCTCTGTAATGTTCGTGAGGTAGTCAGGGAAGGGATGTTGTGGCGGGTTGGAAAGGGTGATTGCATCAATATCTGGAATGATCCCTGGTTACCTGGAAGAGAGAATAATCGAATTTCAGTGCAGATGATCAGGCCTAATTGGACTACTGTCAATCAGCTAATCAACAATGTTACTAATACCTGGGATAGGGAGCTGGTTTATGACCTGGTGGATGAGAGTACAGCGGATCGTATCTTCACTATCCCCGTCTCTGAATGCGGTCAGGAGGATCGGTTCGTTTGGAAGCATGAGGGTTCCGAGGAATACTCTGTTAAGAGTGGATATCGG GAGGCTTTGGGGTTTATTCGGGGATATGTGCACAACAATCGGATTTATTCGATATCTCTCTGTTCCTATCCTAGATCTCTGTCTAAGGAGATATGGAGACCACCAGATCTGGGTGTTACTAAGTTAAACTTCGATGCGTCTTATCTAAATACGGAAATGCTTGCTGTTACAGCTGTCCTAGCCAGAAATTCACAGGGTGAGATTATAGGGGCAGAAACTTATCTTTTTTCTGATGTTGTGGATGCGATTGTGGAAGGTGATTCGCTGACAGTTATCAATAATGTTCAAAGGAAGGAGAAGGACAAATCGGTGCTCAGACCGATTACACATCATATATACATGTTGGGTATGGCTTTTGAGGAGGTTTCTTACCTTGCAGTGCCTCGATCGATTAATGAAGCGGCTCATTTACTGGCTCTGGAGGGTCGTAGACGAAAGTTCTTTGGAGATTGGCTCACCGGTGTGCCAGATTCTTTCCGTGTTGCGGCTTTACAAGATCGCTTGGCTTGGGACCAACGGAACTGA